One Gavia stellata isolate bGavSte3 chromosome 34, bGavSte3.hap2, whole genome shotgun sequence DNA window includes the following coding sequences:
- the LOC132320202 gene encoding olfactory receptor 14A16-like, which produces MSNGSSMTEFLLLAFADTRELQLLHFWLFLGIYLAALLGNGLIITAVACDHHLHTPMYFFLLNLSLLDLGSISTTLPKSMANSLWDTRAISYGGCAAQVFIIFCLLSADYFLLTVMAYDRYVAICKPLHYGTLLGSRACVHMAAAAWGSGFLYALVHTANTFSLPLCQGNFVDQFFCEIPQILRLSCSDTYLREIWLIAFSAFLLLGCFVFIVLSYVQIFRAVLRIPSEQGRHKAFSTCLPHLVVVFLFLSTGMVAYLKPPSISSPLLNLMVSFLYSVVPPALNPLIYSMRNQELKDALRKLITGRLSAAIGCLSSSAAASQCMS; this is translated from the coding sequence ATGTCCAATGGAAGCTCCATGActgagttcctcctcctggcatttgcagacacccgggagctgcagctcttgcacttctggctcttcctgggcatctacctggctgccctcctgggcaacgGCCTCATCATTACCGCTGTAGCCTGCGACCACCATCTGCACACtcccatgtacttcttcctcctcaacctctccctccttgacctgggctccatctccaccactctccccaaatccatggccaattccctgtgggacaccagggccatctcctatgggggatgtgctgctcaagtttttatcattttctgtctgctgtcAGCAGactattttcttctcactgtcatggcctatgaccgctacgtggccatctgcaaacccctgcactacgggaccctcctgggcagcagagcttgtgtccacatggcagcagctgcctggggcagtgggtttctctatGCTCTGGTGCACACAGCCAATaccttttcactaccactctgccaaggcaattttgtggaccagttcttctgtgaaatcccccagatcctcaggcTTTCCTGCTCAGACACCTACCTCAGGGAAATTTGGCTTATTGCTTTTAGTGCTTTTCTacttttggggtgttttgttttcattgtgctgtcctatgtgcagatcttcagggccgtgctgaggatcccctctgagcagggacggcacaaagccttttccacctgcctccctcacctggttGTCGTCTTCCTGTTTCTTAGCACCGGCATggttgcctacctgaagccgccctccatctcctccccacttcTCAATCTGatggtgtcatttctgtactcagtggtgcctccagcactgaaccccctcatctacagcatgaggaaccaggagctcaaggatgccctgaGGAAACTGATAACTGGACGTCTTTCAGCAGCCATAGGCTGCCtatcttcctctgcagctgcctcccagTGTATGTCATGA